One window from the genome of Aneurinibacillus sp. REN35 encodes:
- a CDS encoding response regulator transcription factor, protein MKVLILEDEESIRSFIRVNVKRQGFDVVEAATGEEALEKIECTPEITVALLDVMLPGINGVEVCRVLRKKYPKIGIIMLTAKTQEEDIVTGLEAGADDYICKPFRTMELMARIKSLLRRLPSDFEESIILSSGPFRLFRKERKLLKEQKEIELTPKEFDLMSFFMKNENQAVSRDDILNHVWGKFYIGDLKIVDVNIRRLRQKLENDPSEPAHIETIWGYGYRWKKHGQ, encoded by the coding sequence ATGAAGGTTTTAATACTTGAAGATGAAGAATCCATCCGCAGCTTTATCCGTGTTAATGTAAAACGTCAAGGATTTGATGTCGTAGAAGCCGCAACAGGAGAAGAGGCGCTTGAGAAGATAGAATGTACGCCGGAGATTACCGTTGCTCTGCTTGATGTTATGCTGCCGGGTATAAATGGTGTGGAAGTCTGCCGGGTTTTACGGAAAAAATATCCGAAGATCGGTATTATTATGCTGACGGCCAAAACCCAGGAAGAAGATATTGTGACAGGGCTTGAAGCTGGGGCGGATGATTACATCTGCAAGCCGTTTCGTACGATGGAGCTAATGGCTCGAATTAAATCGCTGCTGCGAAGGCTGCCAAGCGATTTTGAGGAATCAATCATATTATCCTCCGGGCCGTTCCGGCTTTTCCGCAAGGAACGCAAGCTGTTGAAGGAGCAAAAAGAAATCGAATTAACACCAAAGGAATTCGATCTGATGTCGTTTTTCATGAAAAATGAAAACCAAGCGGTAAGCCGGGATGATATTTTAAATCATGTGTGGGGAAAGTTCTACATTGGTGATCTGAAAATCGTCGATGTAAACATTCGCAGATTGCGCCAAAAGCTGGAGAACGATCCATCGGAACCGGCCCATATTGAGACGATATGGGGATATGGATACCGTTGGAAGAAACACGGACAATGA
- a CDS encoding FG-GAP repeat domain-containing protein, with amino-acid sequence MMNKKVRTLLLMFALSLALSGCEAASSPIDLLTAPRLDEAQQKARAAIIHTLPDDAALTLPVQSERTSAINLVDLDGDGIQEAIAFYQKQQTSEVGMLIMVNESGTWKKASSLAFQGTAITYAAIQDLDGNERPELLVGVDESSYWNTLSIYQFKNKEIKRIDMLTYTEVAIGNLNDDPQPEIVALTHDQEKGKAKAQVYTIKNQRLHLIDQLAMNGAMNGYEQVLIGNAAQGQKGVFVDMGIGAHSSYTALLVLQNNRLHNVVATPEDETAQTYKPHSLYSKDINGDGIIEIGIQQEPPGSEDMPLIDVPWIDGWYRWDGKSGLVAVHQSYTDIESGYRFHIPELWHERYTVKQTKTEGAGLISTFYYVDATGKITGEWLTIRPYKLAQWTKEEETLKYQEEDYTVVAEDHRHVFVATFPKGRIHPTPEPESIRLTKQNITSYFELFHFD; translated from the coding sequence ATGATGAACAAAAAGGTGCGAACCCTTCTATTGATGTTCGCCTTAAGCCTTGCCCTGTCCGGGTGTGAGGCAGCTTCCTCTCCCATTGACCTGCTTACGGCACCACGGCTTGACGAAGCGCAGCAAAAAGCCCGTGCAGCCATTATACATACACTTCCCGACGATGCGGCGCTAACGCTACCGGTGCAATCGGAGCGGACGAGCGCAATCAATCTTGTCGATCTGGACGGAGACGGGATACAGGAAGCCATCGCCTTCTATCAAAAACAGCAGACATCTGAAGTAGGTATGCTGATCATGGTAAACGAATCCGGAACATGGAAGAAAGCATCGAGCCTGGCATTTCAGGGAACAGCCATCACCTATGCGGCGATACAGGACCTTGATGGCAACGAGCGCCCTGAACTGCTTGTCGGTGTAGATGAATCGTCTTACTGGAATACACTCTCCATCTATCAATTCAAAAATAAAGAAATAAAGCGAATTGATATGCTCACTTATACGGAAGTCGCCATTGGCAATCTTAATGATGACCCGCAGCCGGAGATCGTTGCCCTTACACATGATCAAGAAAAGGGAAAAGCGAAAGCCCAGGTCTATACGATAAAAAATCAGCGTCTGCATCTTATTGATCAACTAGCAATGAACGGTGCGATGAACGGCTACGAACAGGTACTCATCGGAAATGCCGCCCAAGGACAAAAGGGGGTATTCGTTGATATGGGTATCGGCGCACATTCTTCATATACAGCGCTGCTTGTTTTGCAAAATAATCGTTTGCATAATGTGGTCGCGACACCCGAAGATGAGACGGCACAGACCTATAAGCCGCACTCGCTTTACAGCAAAGATATCAATGGGGATGGCATCATCGAAATTGGCATTCAGCAAGAGCCGCCGGGCAGTGAAGACATGCCCCTGATTGATGTTCCCTGGATTGACGGATGGTACCGCTGGGACGGTAAGAGCGGTTTGGTGGCGGTACATCAAAGTTATACAGATATCGAGAGCGGCTATCGCTTCCACATTCCCGAACTATGGCATGAGCGTTATACAGTGAAGCAAACGAAGACAGAAGGAGCAGGATTAATTTCTACCTTCTACTATGTGGATGCGACGGGAAAAATAACTGGGGAATGGCTGACAATCCGTCCATACAAACTCGCACAATGGACAAAAGAAGAGGAGACACTCAAATACCAAGAGGAAGACTATACTGTAGTTGCGGAGGACCACCGGCATGTTTTTGTGGCTACCTTTCCCAAGGGACGCATTCATCCGACCCCAGAGCCGGAAAGTATACGTCTGACCAAGCAAAACATTACCTCCTATTTTGAATTGTTTCATTTTGATTAA
- a CDS encoding YrzI family small protein: MVTINMIFFTVTFAKRTKSRAELAKDAHVSRMMKNMQEKRDEYTRFLP; this comes from the coding sequence ATGGTAACGATTAATATGATTTTCTTTACCGTTACTTTTGCCAAACGCACAAAAAGCCGTGCGGAACTGGCAAAGGACGCGCACGTTTCCCGCATGATGAAAAATATGCAGGAAAAGCGGGACGAATACACTAGATTCCTTCCGTAA
- a CDS encoding alanyl-tRNA editing protein, with amino-acid sequence MEYLLYYNDPYIKQFTARILHQAQDSDGRWYAVLNQTAFYPTGGGQPCDTGLLGDVAVTDVEEVEGEVRHYLANQLPDTPSDITGTIDWTRRFDHMQQHTGQHILSAAFEELFAAATIGFHMGQESVTIDLAIDELTQGAADQAEERANQIVFENRNITAHFVEPQELEALPLRKRPSVTENIRIVTVENFDYSPCGGTHPTRTGEVGPIIILGWERYKGQIRLTFICGARTVRACKEKHLILRELSRLLSSAEENLSKQAERILASQKENERALRDMREQLLAVEAKTLLEQAAQKGSIQLVANVLSGRTIQEMQKLARLITEQEASSLVLLVATKGERVQFICARGDHPLISANELTKAALPYINGKGGGNPKMAQGGGQTERSAEEVLAHLIELGTEKIW; translated from the coding sequence ATGGAATATCTATTATACTACAACGATCCATACATAAAGCAATTTACCGCACGCATCCTTCATCAAGCCCAAGATAGCGACGGGCGATGGTACGCGGTGCTGAACCAGACCGCCTTTTATCCAACGGGTGGCGGACAACCGTGCGACACGGGGCTTCTAGGAGATGTAGCGGTGACCGATGTGGAAGAAGTCGAAGGAGAGGTACGGCACTATCTGGCAAACCAACTGCCGGATACACCATCCGACATTACCGGTACGATTGATTGGACACGCAGATTTGATCATATGCAGCAGCATACCGGACAGCACATTCTCTCTGCCGCGTTTGAGGAGCTGTTTGCGGCTGCGACAATTGGATTTCATATGGGGCAGGAGAGCGTCACCATTGATCTGGCAATTGATGAACTAACACAGGGGGCCGCAGACCAAGCAGAAGAACGCGCGAACCAGATCGTATTTGAGAACCGGAACATTACGGCCCACTTTGTTGAACCGCAAGAGCTAGAGGCGCTTCCACTGCGCAAACGGCCATCTGTGACAGAGAACATCCGTATTGTTACAGTAGAGAATTTCGATTACAGCCCTTGCGGCGGCACGCATCCAACACGTACCGGAGAAGTAGGTCCGATTATTATTCTTGGCTGGGAACGCTATAAGGGACAGATCCGGCTTACGTTCATCTGTGGAGCCCGCACCGTACGCGCGTGCAAAGAAAAGCACTTGATTCTCCGTGAGCTAAGCCGCCTTCTTAGCAGTGCAGAAGAGAATTTATCAAAGCAGGCAGAACGAATACTAGCCAGTCAGAAAGAAAATGAACGCGCTTTACGCGACATGAGAGAACAACTTTTGGCAGTGGAAGCAAAGACATTACTTGAGCAAGCTGCACAGAAAGGCAGCATCCAACTTGTAGCAAACGTACTGTCCGGTCGTACAATACAGGAGATGCAAAAGCTGGCCCGGTTGATCACCGAGCAGGAAGCAAGTTCTCTGGTTCTGCTTGTAGCGACTAAAGGAGAACGTGTACAGTTCATCTGCGCTCGTGGAGACCATCCGCTCATTTCAGCGAACGAGCTAACCAAAGCCGCTCTGCCTTATATCAACGGAAAAGGTGGCGGCAATCCAAAAATGGCGCAGGGCGGCGGGCAGACAGAGCGCAGCGCGGAAGAGGTGCTGGCTCATCTCATTGAATTAGGCACTGAAAAAATATGGTAA
- a CDS encoding mismatch-specific DNA-glycosylase, which produces MQPIPDHLRENLDVLFVGFNPSLRSGEMGHHYANPNNRFWTILYEAGFTPRKYTPEEDRDLLALGYGFTNIVARPTRGAEDITKEEYRQGRDILKEKIRRLRPRAVCFVGKGVYQEYSGRRNVSWGMQPNPVIPGIVEFVAPSSSGLVRMKLAEIVAIFSELKEWVEKEKR; this is translated from the coding sequence ATACAGCCGATCCCTGACCATCTGCGTGAAAATCTGGACGTATTGTTCGTTGGCTTCAATCCAAGCCTTCGTTCTGGAGAGATGGGACATCACTATGCCAATCCGAACAACCGCTTCTGGACCATATTATATGAAGCCGGATTTACCCCACGCAAATACACACCTGAAGAAGACCGTGACCTGCTTGCGCTTGGCTACGGATTTACGAATATTGTGGCTCGCCCGACACGCGGAGCGGAAGATATTACGAAGGAAGAATATCGCCAAGGACGGGATATTCTAAAGGAGAAGATCAGACGCCTGAGACCACGGGCCGTGTGTTTTGTCGGAAAAGGAGTATACCAGGAATACAGCGGGCGGCGCAATGTATCCTGGGGGATGCAGCCAAACCCGGTGATTCCTGGTATCGTAGAGTTTGTTGCTCCTTCTTCAAGTGGACTGGTTCGAATGAAGCTTGCTGAGATTGTAGCGATCTTTAGCGAGCTTAAGGAATGGGTGGAGAAGGAGAAACGATAG
- a CDS encoding PspA/IM30 family protein: MSIFKRIETITTAAIHQTLDQVENPAAMLNQYMRDMEAEIAQAEVAIARQVAQEKNWEMLIGETEQRIAKRERQAELAIAEGEETIARQAVADKQQCTARKETYEQLLSSSRQRTIELREQLQELKDKFYEMRSKKEALLSRARVAKTSQSMHTALHSIDTKSAAHGFARMEEKIMHMEADAEASRTLRFAYAPHSAPRSNLDDPSVEAELARLRAAHTKSTEVQPQEQTTP; this comes from the coding sequence ATGAGTATTTTCAAACGAATCGAAACCATCACCACAGCCGCTATCCACCAGACACTTGATCAAGTGGAAAATCCGGCGGCAATGCTTAATCAATATATGCGGGATATGGAGGCAGAAATCGCCCAAGCGGAAGTGGCGATTGCCAGACAAGTGGCACAGGAGAAGAATTGGGAGATGCTGATTGGGGAAACGGAGCAGCGAATCGCCAAGCGTGAGCGTCAAGCCGAACTTGCCATCGCAGAAGGGGAGGAGACCATCGCTCGTCAAGCAGTAGCTGATAAGCAGCAGTGCACCGCACGCAAGGAAACATATGAACAGCTTCTCTCTTCCTCACGCCAGCGCACGATAGAGCTGCGCGAACAGCTTCAAGAACTCAAGGATAAATTCTATGAAATGCGCAGCAAAAAAGAAGCGCTTCTCTCTAGAGCCCGCGTTGCCAAAACAAGCCAAAGCATGCATACGGCACTGCATTCAATCGATACGAAAAGCGCAGCACACGGATTTGCACGGATGGAAGAGAAAATTATGCATATGGAAGCAGACGCGGAAGCGAGCCGCACGCTTCGCTTCGCCTACGCACCCCATTCTGCGCCACGGAGTAATCTAGATGATCCGAGTGTAGAAGCGGAACTGGCTCGTCTGCGTGCCGCTCATACAAAGAGTACTGAGGTACAGCCACAAGAACAGACAACTCCATAA
- a CDS encoding alpha/beta fold hydrolase: MKDHGSITRDGFTLAYQIEGQGKPMLVVGSAMYYPRLFSEELRNHMQLIFIDHKGHVQSPPEAKPADYTLDRILDDIEAIREALAIEDFVMAGHSGNAFLAFEYARKYPEHVQKVALFNTAPTNSQERQKQSIAFFDQTASPERKKTFEQDIALLAGDIEKDPKRRFAHMCIRMGAHSFYDYTFDAASLWEGVYTNMPVIDYLWGDAFGQCNMIQSLSDINKPVFIALGRYDYLIGPASLWDSIDESYEHVRKIVFEHSGHNPMLEEAAAFDSRLIAWIDEEVDEAGLPG; the protein is encoded by the coding sequence GTGAAAGACCATGGGTCCATAACAAGGGACGGCTTTACGCTGGCGTATCAAATCGAAGGGCAGGGAAAGCCCATGCTGGTCGTCGGCAGTGCAATGTATTATCCTAGGTTATTTTCTGAAGAGCTGCGAAACCATATGCAGCTTATCTTTATTGACCACAAAGGGCATGTGCAGTCACCGCCGGAGGCAAAGCCAGCGGATTATACATTGGATCGAATTCTTGATGATATTGAAGCGATAAGAGAAGCACTGGCTATAGAGGATTTTGTCATGGCGGGACATTCCGGAAACGCGTTTCTGGCTTTTGAATATGCCAGGAAATATCCGGAACATGTGCAGAAAGTCGCCTTATTCAATACAGCGCCTACAAACAGCCAAGAAAGACAAAAACAAAGCATCGCTTTTTTTGACCAAACAGCAAGCCCGGAACGGAAGAAAACGTTTGAACAAGATATCGCTCTTCTGGCTGGCGACATCGAAAAAGATCCGAAAAGACGCTTTGCGCATATGTGCATTCGGATGGGAGCGCACAGCTTTTACGATTATACCTTCGATGCGGCTTCCTTGTGGGAGGGTGTGTATACCAATATGCCTGTCATCGATTATTTATGGGGCGATGCTTTCGGCCAGTGTAACATGATTCAGTCGTTATCAGATATCAATAAGCCCGTGTTCATCGCTTTGGGAAGGTATGATTATTTAATCGGACCTGCCTCCCTGTGGGATTCTATTGACGAAAGCTATGAGCATGTAAGAAAAATCGTGTTTGAGCATAGCGGACACAATCCGATGCTGGAGGAAGCTGCAGCTTTCGATTCTCGTCTCATTGCGTGGATCGATGAAGAAGTTGATGAGGCCGGATTACCAGGCTGA
- a CDS encoding DUF3885 domain-containing protein, translating to MKFQVKQELLSYVFDEEEKADQCYTSRFSLQCRKQNIQYPLLIKATCNEDFPLKPKLGHKHFVYYPDVFFINATKHVIFFIYDDRGCEVIANNKDIIRPIYETYNAWLAEYDREEIEQRFR from the coding sequence ATGAAATTTCAAGTAAAACAGGAACTTCTGTCGTATGTGTTTGATGAGGAAGAGAAAGCTGATCAATGCTATACTTCTCGGTTTTCGCTACAATGCCGCAAACAAAATATTCAATACCCTCTACTTATTAAAGCAACTTGTAACGAGGATTTCCCGTTAAAACCTAAGCTGGGTCACAAACACTTCGTATACTATCCTGATGTATTTTTCATTAACGCTACGAAACATGTGATTTTCTTTATTTATGATGATAGAGGGTGTGAAGTCATCGCAAACAATAAAGACATCATACGTCCGATATATGAGACATACAATGCTTGGCTTGCTGAATATGACCGAGAAGAGATCGAGCAGCGTTTTAGATAA
- a CDS encoding DUF3885 domain-containing protein, with amino-acid sequence MELTEYLTTTFPGLILKPSLYRQWDIGIHFELGDGIYQLKRGTNDLNFDRFKRVYSQALSIFNDIFHEQDQIFLVTNVYQHTAYNSRNKKIKVYSRYIKKQRHEISSKTGTSVVCV; translated from the coding sequence ATGGAGCTAACAGAATATCTTACAACTACTTTTCCTGGGCTTATTTTAAAACCCAGCCTGTATCGTCAATGGGATATAGGCATTCATTTCGAGCTAGGAGATGGAATATATCAATTAAAAAGGGGAACGAATGACCTTAACTTCGATAGATTCAAACGAGTATATAGCCAGGCATTATCTATTTTTAATGATATTTTTCATGAACAAGACCAAATCTTCCTCGTTACCAATGTTTATCAGCACACAGCCTATAACAGCAGGAACAAAAAAATAAAGGTCTATAGTCGCTACATAAAAAAACAAAGACATGAAATTTCAAGTAAAACAGGAACTTCTGTCGTATGTGTTTGA
- a CDS encoding IclR family transcriptional regulator, giving the protein MKSSQNQTIDRGLDVLLLFDEDNPSLTINEIVKKLGIPRSTTYRFVQILKQKGLLESIGQGRYRPGWLTADLARLIRPRADLTELALPVMRALAKETKETVALTAVAGTKVSVIEHVESPQQLRLSYTTGQERPLHRGAPSKIILAYLRKEHRQVVLDKISATFDVETLEEELQLIRAQGYAVTSEEVDPDARGIAAPIFGPDKNIVAALTISGPLSRLNYVQLPKMVTAAKRAAEEIERLLETI; this is encoded by the coding sequence ATGAAGTCTAGTCAAAATCAAACAATAGATCGCGGTCTTGACGTTCTTCTTCTTTTTGATGAGGACAATCCTTCACTTACAATAAATGAGATCGTTAAAAAGCTAGGAATCCCACGCAGTACTACCTATCGTTTTGTTCAAATCCTAAAACAAAAAGGTTTACTAGAATCAATTGGACAGGGTCGTTACCGACCAGGGTGGCTTACAGCCGATCTTGCACGACTTATACGACCACGTGCTGATTTAACTGAACTCGCGCTGCCAGTTATGCGAGCACTCGCCAAAGAAACCAAAGAAACGGTCGCACTAACCGCTGTTGCGGGTACAAAGGTAAGTGTAATCGAACATGTGGAAAGTCCGCAGCAGCTTCGACTTTCCTATACTACCGGCCAAGAGAGACCTCTGCATAGGGGAGCGCCATCCAAAATAATCCTTGCTTATTTAAGAAAAGAGCACCGTCAAGTTGTTCTCGATAAAATTTCTGCTACCTTTGATGTAGAAACATTGGAAGAAGAGCTGCAGCTAATTCGAGCGCAAGGTTATGCTGTGACTAGCGAAGAAGTAGATCCTGATGCTCGCGGAATTGCAGCACCCATTTTTGGACCAGATAAAAATATTGTGGCGGCCCTCACTATTTCGGGACCTTTATCTCGGTTAAATTATGTACAGCTTCCTAAGATGGTTACCGCTGCAAAAAGAGCAGCTGAAGAGATTGAAAGGCTTCTAGAAACTATATAG
- a CDS encoding ureidoglycolate lyase, with product MKDKEIIAQHLSSASFKPYGDVIEPKGAYKEINDGMSKKWNHMIDPYTFIEGNQGINLGVLRSQPVHPVVSKMERHFFTSQIFIPMGGKRFLVIVAPSTDESPDIEQVEAFISDGKQGVCFYPRTWHCPLIPLEGVIEFVSIMKNSEVPDVEIVSFPDDEQMTVKIG from the coding sequence ATGAAAGATAAAGAAATTATAGCGCAGCATCTGTCCTCAGCGTCCTTTAAACCATATGGAGATGTCATCGAGCCAAAGGGAGCATATAAGGAAATTAACGATGGAATGAGCAAGAAATGGAATCACATGATTGATCCGTATACTTTCATAGAAGGGAATCAGGGCATTAACCTTGGTGTATTAAGATCTCAGCCTGTTCATCCTGTAGTCTCGAAAATGGAGCGTCACTTCTTTACGTCACAAATCTTTATCCCTATGGGCGGCAAACGTTTTCTGGTCATTGTTGCTCCATCTACCGACGAATCGCCAGATATTGAACAAGTAGAAGCCTTTATAAGCGATGGCAAGCAAGGGGTTTGCTTTTATCCTCGGACATGGCATTGCCCTCTTATTCCCTTGGAAGGTGTGATAGAGTTTGTATCTATTATGAAAAACAGCGAAGTACCAGACGTTGAAATCGTGTCTTTTCCAGATGATGAACAGATGACGGTGAAAATAGGATAG
- a CDS encoding polysaccharide deacetylase family protein yields MRKQLIDLDIPGPKRDYIGYGRNIPKVTWPNNAQVVVNFVISYEEGSEHMKPLGDDENEGMVEIPSSMAPSERDLAVESMYEYGSRVGIWRLQRIFDQLKAPATLFPAAVALERNPEVAAWIKESNHDICAHGWRWEKAWRLTREEEKQRIQWAVESIERTCGIRPVGWYCRYGPSVHTRELLIEQGGFVYDADAYNDELPYFVRVKDKEHLVVPYSQTINDGKFVRPQGYSSPKDFYEALKTNLDFLWEEGKTHPRMMSVGLHPRLIGHPLRASALKDFIEYAQQKKNVWIARRIDIANWWLTHHQTFN; encoded by the coding sequence ATGCGAAAACAGTTAATTGATTTAGATATCCCGGGACCAAAAAGAGATTATATTGGATATGGCCGAAACATACCGAAAGTAACCTGGCCGAATAACGCTCAGGTCGTAGTTAATTTTGTAATCTCCTATGAAGAAGGATCAGAGCATATGAAGCCTTTAGGTGATGATGAAAATGAGGGAATGGTTGAGATTCCAAGCAGCATGGCTCCAAGTGAGCGTGATTTGGCAGTTGAATCTATGTATGAATACGGAAGCAGAGTTGGAATCTGGCGACTTCAGCGTATTTTTGACCAGTTAAAGGCACCAGCTACCCTCTTCCCGGCTGCGGTCGCTTTGGAACGCAATCCTGAAGTTGCTGCATGGATAAAGGAATCTAATCATGATATCTGTGCTCATGGATGGAGATGGGAGAAGGCATGGAGATTGACTCGTGAAGAGGAAAAGCAGCGGATACAATGGGCAGTTGAGTCCATTGAAAGGACTTGCGGCATTCGTCCGGTTGGTTGGTATTGTCGTTATGGTCCATCCGTACATACACGGGAGCTGCTTATTGAACAGGGAGGCTTTGTGTATGATGCTGATGCTTATAATGATGAGCTTCCATATTTTGTTCGAGTGAAGGACAAAGAACATTTGGTTGTTCCGTATTCTCAAACAATAAACGATGGTAAATTTGTCAGACCGCAAGGATACAGCAGCCCAAAAGATTTTTATGAGGCGTTAAAAACCAACCTTGATTTTCTTTGGGAAGAAGGAAAAACGCATCCGCGCATGATGTCGGTTGGCTTGCATCCCCGCTTAATCGGCCACCCATTACGAGCGTCCGCTTTAAAGGATTTCATTGAGTACGCACAACAAAAAAAGAACGTATGGATTGCACGAAGAATAGATATCGCCAATTGGTGGCTTACACATCATCAGACGTTTAACTAA
- a CDS encoding sodium:solute symporter family protein, with protein sequence MSSVFIVVIVMLLVLIGTSLFSFYIGRKNKGADHWYVGGRSLPLYVVIGTQFATLMGGGVLVAHVGIGFTAGWSATTYGLISAIGIIPFAIMAKWLRNENFSTLPEVIKRLYGDNKLLSSLTILMTIVIPFGWLCSQLVAFGNLFSLITGVSPSVLIIIFAIISLAFVLPAGMTSVAWTDFIFGCGMAVIAVLTAVFALDLSGGWEQVKATIPTEMSSFPQGMGAIGTLTIVFWLFAILPGNLTNQQVYQRVFSANNAKNARIAILVSAILYLFALVWASIMGMTIRSMNPTLENPEMATGWFLTQVPTWFLTLFAAFIVTTIMSTVSSAVQSVVVNLTKDIYQSYMNPDINDNDLLKISRLTTVAILFVGVILAIFFKQALAWLVVTFSYSVSTLLVPIIVGFALKNTQLLNHQGAIGSMVMGIICAASAQIIGTSIPYVTFGIVGSLIGLFVFSFIFKSNRTSHAMEN encoded by the coding sequence ATGAGCTCTGTATTTATTGTAGTGATAGTGATGCTTTTGGTATTGATTGGGACTAGCTTGTTCTCATTCTATATTGGAAGAAAAAATAAAGGCGCTGACCATTGGTATGTTGGCGGACGTTCATTACCTCTTTATGTTGTAATAGGAACACAATTTGCTACCCTTATGGGCGGCGGCGTGCTAGTGGCTCACGTAGGTATTGGCTTCACGGCAGGATGGTCCGCGACAACGTATGGATTGATTTCAGCCATTGGAATTATACCTTTTGCAATTATGGCTAAATGGTTGCGGAATGAAAATTTCTCCACCTTACCTGAAGTAATCAAAAGGTTGTACGGTGATAACAAGCTTCTATCAAGCCTCACCATTCTTATGACGATTGTCATTCCTTTTGGATGGCTATGCAGTCAACTTGTAGCGTTTGGCAACTTATTTTCCCTTATTACAGGTGTATCCCCCTCCGTGTTGATCATTATATTTGCCATCATTAGCTTGGCTTTCGTTCTACCTGCCGGTATGACGTCTGTAGCTTGGACTGATTTCATCTTTGGCTGCGGGATGGCAGTTATTGCCGTATTAACTGCGGTATTTGCTCTCGATCTATCGGGGGGATGGGAACAAGTGAAGGCCACTATTCCTACAGAAATGTCGAGTTTCCCTCAAGGGATGGGGGCAATTGGAACGTTGACAATTGTGTTTTGGTTATTTGCGATATTACCGGGGAATTTAACAAATCAGCAAGTGTACCAGAGAGTTTTTTCTGCAAATAACGCCAAAAACGCGAGAATCGCCATTCTTGTTTCCGCTATATTATATTTGTTTGCGCTCGTCTGGGCATCGATCATGGGGATGACCATTCGCTCTATGAATCCTACTCTTGAAAATCCCGAGATGGCTACAGGGTGGTTTTTGACACAAGTCCCAACTTGGTTTCTTACCCTGTTTGCGGCCTTTATCGTTACTACAATTATGTCTACTGTCAGCAGTGCAGTTCAATCTGTCGTTGTTAATTTAACCAAAGATATTTATCAGAGCTATATGAATCCGGATATTAATGATAACGACTTATTGAAAATATCTAGACTGACGACTGTAGCCATTCTTTTTGTTGGGGTTATTCTAGCTATCTTTTTTAAACAAGCACTAGCATGGCTTGTGGTAACTTTTTCTTACTCTGTTTCTACTCTGCTTGTACCTATTATAGTAGGCTTTGCTTTGAAGAATACTCAATTATTGAATCATCAGGGAGCGATCGGGAGTATGGTTATGGGGATAATTTGTGCCGCATCCGCACAAATCATCGGAACAAGTATTCCTTATGTAACTTTTGGAATAGTAGGCTCACTTATTGGGCTGTTTGTTTTTAGCTTTATCTTTAAAAGTAATAGAACTTCCCACGCCATGGAAAATTAA